The Solea senegalensis isolate Sse05_10M linkage group LG18, IFAPA_SoseM_1, whole genome shotgun sequence DNA segment CCGTTATCTCCCGTTATTCGATACCAGATGGAAcggcagagacacacaaacctcTCTCAGTGTCCCGGTGAACACGTCCAACAGTGTCACTGTGTCTCTTCCGTCGTCCTCCTCTGAAGTCTCTCTGTTTTCCCACGACTTTGACGAAAGGCCTCCGATTTTCTGCGAGGCAGCCATTATTACGATCCCAACGTAACCTGTGGCCAGTTACCGTGGCAACGGGGGCCAGTGATGACGCAGGTCACGTCACGATCTCTCTACGTGGAACCACTCGCCCACATTTGATGCTATTTCCCGCAGGCTTTAAAATGCTGTTATCGTCTACAATCTATAATGATACTGTACATGATCAATACATAGTGAACTCAGAGACTTTTTTGAGCATACACACtgataataaatgtgtaaagGAAATCATACAAAGATACTCTCTCAGTAAACCTTTGTTTGGAACAACTTGTATTATaatatctaaaatctaaaaGTCTACTTCCAATCTTTCCTAGACACAATAAATacttacacaaacactgaagcTGTGAAAACACTTTGTGATGAATTCTACCTCTAAATCTAAACTCTGTTTcggttgtttattttgtttatgtttacatttcttattcttctgtGCTCTTAAATTGAATAAGCTGTATTCCCTATACTATTCTGTACATCACattgtttaatgttttgtaataaaacatttttatttttattttcactaatGTTATATACGTATGGTCGTATAAAGGTTTATAATATTGTATATgtcaatttaaatgaataatatttaatttaaaacatttcttttttgtgatTTGGACGAACACTAACTCTGACTCATTTTCTCCTAGGTCTTATTCATTATATCATGATTTATAATTTTAATATCTGAGGGTAAACAAGTTACGTTTTCAAACTCGGATCTCATCACCTTGAGTTTGAGTATTTTTTCCCCATCGTTTTGTCTTTCTATGCCTTGACTTTGCTCTGTAGTTGTAACACAACCTTGCCatgcagcaggtggcgctgtttttACATTAACCGCGTCTTCTGCGCAGcgtgtgtgcagcagtgaagCTCGCGAGCACGAGAAATATCAAGAGGAAAATCTACActaaaaactgattttgtttACGCTTTCCTAAAGCGGGGACTGTTTATATGTTGCTATACTGTTGTTAAATAGCTGAAATGAGTATTATGTGTTAAATTAGTGTAGCTAAAATAACAGCGAGTGTTCGTGTTTAGCGTGTGTTCTCCTTTAAATGTCGTGCTGCGCAGAGGCAGCTGAGATCACCACACAGTCACAGGAGATGATCGGCCTCATCAGCGCTAACCAGCGGCAGTAATGGACTGATCTGTGTCGATGTTCAGGTAAGAAAAAAGATATAATCTGCACTCAGTTCTCGttggtttaaaaaacatttttttaagaaagcGGGAGAAAACAGTGGTTATTTTCTGGTCGTTGGATTGATTCACGGCTTGTTTTCACACCCAGTTTTGACAGCTGAGCTCagcatcatcgtcatcgtcatcatctctgtttattcactcaCTCGCATTTGGCTCATTTATGCAcctgtttcattgttttcttcaaaaacaacaatttaaaatcagGTTATTTATGTATCTCAATGTGTTTCTATCTCGTTtctgatatttaaaatgattagcGATCACTGCACTGTAGGGTCATCGTTCATTCTGTTTAGAACCGTTTCATCATGTGTGGAATTAATACTGGGATTCTTTCATCCataaattgtgatttatttataaattttaTTTATCCacttgtttacattaaaaatgtgacttttcaaAAGCTCATACTGTGAGTGCtaacagaaaataatatttatattaacattggaaaatgttaatataaatTAAGGACAACACATTTGGATGTGTTGGATGTGGAAGTGAAGAgaaattattcttattcttattttagcTCATTTGTTGAATATAATCTCGTGTTCTCTCCTTTTGAGTGCTTgctatatcttttttttatattgttaagTGAGATTTGATACTAATTTGAAGTTCTAACAAAAGATGCAATGTCCCGTAGTGTAATGTACATCCTTTTAGTCTTTTAGTCTTTAGTCTTTACAgacatttacagacatttaaaaaacgtATTCTCATAGTAATAATCCCTGTTGTTTTTCCCATTCCTTCTTCCTCCCCAGATTTGTTGGCCATGGAAACGGATATGATACCGAAATTCTCCTCAAAAGATGAGGAAATAGACTTCTGGAAAACGCTCACTTTCAAGTACAAGCAAGGGTATGTATCTGCATCTTCTTTTccttcacatgtttgttttttaccacaTTGGTAACAACATTCTGATTaaacaatttcatttaaaaaagcatcTTCAGTCTGATGGAGGGAGTGGAGgctacatttaaatcacagtttGTGCCTCTGAATTTCCacttttattcagttttatcagtgagaaaaatgtctctCATCATAACTTCACAACAGGAATGTTTTTGGCAGCTGTTAAGTAACAGTTGTTCCATTCCTTCTCATGCTTTCATAAAAAATGTGGTCACATATCCAGTGACACTCGGAGGACGAGCATTAAAAGCGTTGGTAGAAGCCCCTCCCTTTTCCCCAGAGCGACATCTCATTTTTCGCACAGAACATAAAAGACTTCTTGTGTATCGTTGTCTTCCCTCTGTATGAATGGCTTTTTGTATTGGTGCGGCTGTATCACTGTGCTCTCATTGTTGGCGTTACTTAACATTGTGATAACCTTCAGGCATCTATCTTGCTGCTGTATCTTGGGTTTCACACGACCATGAAATCTCACCTGCTTGTGAAATGAGCTCCAGCACAGGCTCACAGTTATGTAAGAGTCTCTATACTACAATGTGGCTTTCAAAATCGAGGTCATATTTATAAAGTTTGTGTTGTACCTATTTATGTTTTCTTCGGTTAATCCAGTTTCAACATTCATGTTTAACCTTTGAAACCTGAAACAATTTCACCTCCAAGGTCCTAAATATCTGCATGATCTTCATTGGCAGATGGAGTATAAATGTGTCAGCACAAATGAGGTTTTAACTACTTTCTTAACTGGTCTTCTCCAATATTAACACCCTCATATGGAAGAGTTAAAATTTTATTGTAGTTGGAATAAGGTTAGTTCTGCCCAGCTAACAGTTTATGGTCcccagaacattctgggaacatCAGCTTTTAGTTGCAGAAATGTTCCTTGAAGGTTTGCCCTAGGTTGTCCTACGGTTGTCATGGAAAGTTTTCCTAACATTCTCCTAATGTTAGCTTTTGGTTGCCCATTTGGTTTCCGAGAACGTTCCCTTAATGTTACTTACTTCTCATACAGAATGTTGGAGCCAATCTGATCATTTATCCTGATTATCTTGTGTCTGTTTACACTTTGATTGCTTGTTATGGTTATGGTGACCCAGGGAGTGGCTGAGTCTTTATAAAGGCAGCTGCTTTGGGTTCACTGATCACATATAGCTGATGGGGAGATTGTACGGTTTGTACCTTGAAACAAATTAACAATAAACAATGGGAATTCAACCCAAAGACCAAGTTTGCCTTGACATCCATTCATTAAAGGGCATTAAAACAGGTCTTTGCCCACACACCCAGCGGAGTCGATAAATCGGGACTGATAAGTCACTACacagaacgttctcttttggttaCATTAATGTTCTCCTAATGttacttttgtcacaacctttgtagaacattatttatttgtgtagaatgaacacatgacagcATGTGGTACATGTTATACTAATTGCAAACCATGGTTGGTATGTGACTAACCCCTTCAGCAAAAAGTAGTTTTAGTGGAAATCATAGTTATGTTGTGCTATCTTTGTCCTACTGcaagtgaatggatgaaaatataaatatagctGAGtctgaaatgatgtgaaaatgtcCCTTTGTTTATGTGACAATCTGGTATCAAACTCTGGGCTTCTTGTTGTCTCACTGCAGATAATCCTCTAAGAATACATGTTCTTTATATTTAATTCATCCATTGTTGTTTGTGCTGTTCATCAAATAGCCATAATTAGCCTTGAATATTATTGAATATTAGATTCGCTCATTGAAAAGCAAGTGAACAAGGCACTTGTCTTATAATACAAGACAATTGCCAAATATAAGCAATATTATTGCTTAATCCCCTAATAACACAAATTGAGGATATCACTGTGAGTGCTCAAGTGATCACTAGACAATTTGAAAATTAAGATGAAACATTAAATGTGGCTCCAGGAGCCAGTTTCCAGTGAATGTAACAGTTGAGCACATCCATCCGCTCAGCATGTCTCCCAGGCTTGATTCACATGCCAaaatctctctctgtcccaACTTGTTGTCTGATGCTTCCTCCTCTGCCTGCAGCTGCCAGGAGGCTCAGGAGGAGCTGTGTGAGTTTCAGGAGGGGAGCAGGGAGCTGGAGGCTGAGCTGGAGGCCCAGCTGAGCCAGGCCGAGCATCGCATGAAAGATCTGCACTCTGAGAACCACAGACTGAAGAATGAGGTCGATTCACTCAAGGTAACTACAGGGGTTATGGGAAAAGAGCGGGGGAGATGACAGACATGCAACAGTTCTAAAAGCTGAGCattaggctcattttcccacattAAGCAAACTGGAAGCCTAGGtccaatatttatttttttaggtttttaatGCTGATGCTAAATGTAACCCTACAGAGTTATTAAGGGTGTCTGTGTACTAAGAGTGAGGCTGAAATGTGTTTATCATGTGTAATTAAGctaaattattttgataatttctCGCTCAGAAAACAAATTAACTCTCCCAAAAGAGTCTCAGAAATTCCCAAAAGTCAATTCCAACTAAACAACAGTTGTCTGACGGTTCGTTTCCACAGTTTCCTCAGCAAAATCCCACTGAAAAAAGCACTTAATACTTCACAGACCATCAGGACATCACATACACCTGCTATTTAATTAGTTATCTGAGGAGcaattgtcaaaataattgtACGTAATAAGACTTTATGATAAGCCCCTCACTCttattacacatacacacttaataACTCTCTAGGgttatataaacaaatatcttACTTGCCATGTTTCCCTCTTTCATTGCTCTTTCTTAGTTGAGTAAAGGCTGTAATTGTTATTTAAGCTGACtttaacacatttctgtgtCGTCGACAAACTCAAATTTACCCCCTGTATATTAGTAAACCACTGAGCTCTGCATAGGGTGTAACCTGTAGGATAATATACAACCTGTCTTAATCAgattatatgatattatttgaaaacatcacTCACTTTTACGTCACATTAAAAGACCTCAGCTGTCAGTATGACCTTTGCTtgcaaatgtaatatttatgacGACAGCACTATtatgtatgtctatatatcTACCTTAAAAATACATCAGTTTCTGAACCGAGCAAATACAGCCAGTCCTAATGTCTCCTTGAGataaatatttaatgattttttttttgctatctGATTTAATTACTCGTCACGCAGTAACATGCTCTTTGTGCTTCCTGGATTTTAAGAGATCATAGAAATATCAAAGGTCACATATAAAAAGGAGATTCATCCAACAATGGACAGCAAAGGAAACCTTATTTTTAGTTATTGTGTAGAAGTGTGGAGGTAACTCGTATATAAGTAATGTAATGCCTTTGTTTACATTGCAGAATTTAGAGAACACACCAACAGATTATTTGTTAAGTCAGGGTTATTGAAACTTAGAGAGATAATAGAACTACAGACATTGTTAGCCAAAAACAAAGTTTTGCCAGAGATGAAACTCAAAGGAGAAGATTTGATTTTAAGCATCCATTTGCTTGGATGAAGTGAAGTTTATAGACCGAGAGAAACGTTGTCTGTGAAAGTAAAAAACCTAAATGCTTTTCCTGCATGCTGAtgcagctgttgtgtgtgtgtgtgactctgatAAATAATGCATCAGATTGTGTCTCTCATtcctatttttattatttcagtgcATAACAACCAAAAGGGAGGTGGCACATAGGGGAGAAGGAGGTGCATCACTTTTCTGtgcaagaaaataataattgacaCAATAATGGTGTGGGGGGAGAAATCATCAAATCAGATATAACAACACTAAAACATAACAGTCTAATATTTTTATCTTGTGTTAAGGCCATACTAAGGGCATTTCTCTATCTTAAATTTAATCTTTTTCACTGTCACATGAATGAGACGAAACTCAAACAGAGGTTTGTCTGGTTTTGTGCAGCCGACTGCACTTTATTCAGACTCTGGAGCAACAGCAGATATAGGTCAGTCGTGCAGACAAGCCAGTTGCAGTATTTATCGACATGACTGTCTCAGAGCTGTTGGGATATGTAGGTCATATTTCACATATGATTCCTAACCGTGGGGAGCagagaaatggaaatggaaaatggaTGAGGAGAAGAGATCTAGGTCAGAAACTGATTAAACCATGTTGCAAATGGACCTATGTTGTCCCACATATTATACATGATTATATACATGTAATTAGTACAGTACATGCACTGGCTGTCTTCATCCTGTCTTGTCTTGACCACGTGTTGCCCGTCCTCCACCAGGATAAAGTGGAGCATCAGTACTCGCAGAGCTACAAGCAGATCTCCATGCTGGAGGACGACCTCGGCCAAACGCGCAGCATCAAGGACCAGCTCCACAAATACGTCAGAGAGCTGGAACAATCCAACGACGACTTGGAGAGAGCTAAAAGGTCTGTGTGGGCTCTCGGTGTCCaataaaaattgaaaataataaaaaccgTATAGATAGACACTTTAATGCTCCTGTAGTGAATATAATGTGTCAAATCTTCATTTGTTCTACACAAAcgttgtgcaaatgtttttcttatttaatcttCATGACAATTTACAGTAGCTACTGATGATCCAAATCAATGCTGTAATTACGCAAGGCTGAAATATTGATCCCATATTCACacttaaataattattaatgaGCGAACAGGACATACAGCGCCAGAGGATATTTTTAGTCATACTTGATTTTGTTGGCTTAATGATTAAAGATAATTTTTCCCCGTCTCTCATCTCTCAGAGCCACTATTGTATCTCTGGAGAACTTTGAGCAGCGTCTGAACCAGGCCATAGAGAGGAACGCCTTCCTGGAGAGTGAGCTGGATGAAAAAGAGTCTCTTCTGGTGTCCGTGCAAAGATTAAAGGATGAAGCCAGAGGTGATTATTGACCAGACTTTGCTAATGAGCCTCTCTGTCAGTCACCGATGCAGCTCATTACCATACTGCTACTGTGTCTGCCTCCTGTAATGGTTTATAATATAATAGCTGGTTCCCACTGTTCATTTGGTGCTCATTACAATAGCCGATTGTAATGTTTTATCCTTCCCTGCAGACTTGCGGCAGGAGCTGGCCGTGCGTGAGCGGCAGACAGATGTAACCAGGATGTCCGCTCCGAGTTCACCCACACAGGACAACGTGAAGATGGACACTGCTGTGCAggcttctctctccctccctgctaCACCTCTGAGCAAAGGGCTGGACAACGCCTTTGCCAATCCGACAGGTAGCTGCAGCTCGTCTTCTCCTgacttcttttttgttcttattaCACAAGTACCAACAGGGAAATCTGAGCTGCCCTTAATTATGCTGCCTTTATTTCAAGTATGGACACATCTAACTGTGAGGAGCACATTTTATTCAGGTTTGATGAAGAACACAAATTTGTAACCAGTATATTTAtaactgtataatatatattttttaactatttatttatttcttgacACTGACATTTGAGATGATTGCCTGTTTTCTATATGGAAATTGGATCTTTGGGCCTAATTGTGCGTGTTGCAGATGTGTGAAagtcatgctt contains these protein-coding regions:
- the ndel1a gene encoding nuclear distribution protein nudE-like 1-A, with product METDMIPKFSSKDEEIDFWKTLTFKYKQGCQEAQEELCEFQEGSRELEAELEAQLSQAEHRMKDLHSENHRLKNEVDSLKDKVEHQYSQSYKQISMLEDDLGQTRSIKDQLHKYVRELEQSNDDLERAKRATIVSLENFEQRLNQAIERNAFLESELDEKESLLVSVQRLKDEARDLRQELAVRERQTDVTRMSAPSSPTQDNVKMDTAVQASLSLPATPLSKGLDNAFANPTVLPNGYGSNSPLTPSARISALNIVSDLLRKVGALESKLAACRNFARDQKARKAYTLDNSNALNANTTNYSQSLHTSYFDKATEMVIFPALIMAGP